In the genome of Aricia agestis chromosome 4, ilAriAges1.1, whole genome shotgun sequence, the window ATTGTAATTTTCGCTAAATTGTTAGAACTTATTTTCACTTATTTCCGGAAATAATTGTATCTacttataatatgataaaataaatatttttatgcctaCTTCTAACACATTATTACTTATTTCAcaatactgttttttttttataaaataagggggcaaacgagcaaacgggtcacctgatggaaagcaacttccgtcgcccatggacactcgcagcagctgcaagtgcgttgccggccttttaagagggaatagggtaatacgggagggtagggaagggaagggaagggaatagttgagggtagggaagggaataggttaggggttaggggattgggtctccggtaaacttactcggcgaaacacagagcaagcgctgtttcacgccggttttctgtgagaacgtggtatttatccagtcgagccggcccattcgtgccgaagcatggctctcccacgtctatttaagtaaaaaaacttttattttaattattatccgCATAATTTCTCAGTTTATCCTTGTTTCCTAAATATCCTGGTCACTTGTCGGAGTTCAGACTACAATATAAGATTATCATCAAATAGACTAATAGAGTATAGACGAAGTGGTGGGAAATAACTTTAGGCTAGTAACACTCAGCTGACGTACAATGACCTTCGTGAAAGTCGGTCGAACAAAATGGCTGCGAGTGCTACGTGATACGTCAGACATGTTCGATTTTATTCCGTTCGCTTCCGCGGACTAAAAACGTGACTGATGGCCCTAGTTGCTCCAGTATTTGATGTTTTTGgcagttttagggttccgtacccaaagggtaaaaacgggacactattactgacaatactgagacttcgatgtctgtccgtctgtctgtccgtctatctgtccgtctgtctgtctgtctccaggctgtaactcaataaccgctatagctagacttctgaaattttcacagattgtgtatttctgttgccgctataacaacaaacactaaaaacaaaataaaataaatatttaaggggggctcccgtacaacaaacatattttttttacctttttggcttgtaatcaataatggctacagCTGGGCACGTGATATTTTCACAATATCCTTGATTTTATCTGTACCtactcaataaaattaaaataaaataaatatataaggggggcttccatacataagtttttttaatttttcgcctatttttcctctataacggtacctacggaacccttcgtgcgcgagtccaactcgcacttggccgattatatgtAATTCACTACCGCTTTTaagactaaccccaaaaatcaaacatcgtccttctctcttcacactcacgccccatctttcatatgccaggtgaaaaagaacgtcgcggattcatcgccaaattagttttttctcaataactcgataaatatacaccattttaaaaatccgctaggtcgatctctcaatgatagaattttatacaatgtgttaaaatattaacttagttcaatgcacggttatggcaataaatgaaaaattcgtgaaaatcagatgcatctttgtgatttttttctatcgagaaaattttaagatatcgtgtttttgctcagatcgaattctcggaaatataatttagtatctgattttagaaaatgaaacaattcggagcttattttcaagtataaaaatgaattataaaatcgacacttaaGGGTTAGTCACCCCCTCAATTGAATAATGTTATTGCAGAAACTGCGCATTATTTTCgatgtagacagacagacagacacactttcgcatttgaagACAAGTGGATAACTAACAATTTGCAAACTGTCGTTTgctgcataaatggaggctttaggaccgggaaaatgttttgaaataaaaaaagatatagagaatagctagatgatgaacgagttagtttgtttataagaaaatacaccaggggctagagaaatggaaaaaagtacgtgtaatatctagtctcccttacctcaagcctataccgcagaacgcgatagagacaactgcagaaaatcaacgatttgtTGTCCcttgattccttctccaaaacttaactgatttaagtacttttttcatcattaaatattaaagaaaggcttgagctgtgttccattgttttattttttttgtataatctagccaaagttttctggatgtttgaacacaacggaaaatctggccattatttttgggtttttgaactttcatattatcttatttaataattaaattatgaaaaaaaagaaaacatagggacattgtattagtgtccgtagatattcagaaaaaaaaatataactcaactagcattatccagggaggaaacaggggacaacgtttgtatggaaaaaagggcggtgtggactcctcttaagggaaaaaattatcggccaagtgcgcgtCGGACACATATAACACATACACAACCTTAAAGGTACTCACAGGAGGAAATAGTAAAGATAAATATTAGTCCTGTCTATTAATAGTgctctatttaaaaaaactcaACTCGTGAGCGCTGCTCATCAACTTGTGTATTGCTTGTCAAAACAAAAGTTcacttcaaaattcaaatagacTAGGATAACCAACAATTTTTCGTCTAATGAACTTTGCCATGTACAGTCGGCAAAAaaacgaataaataaataaaataaaaattgttttatttctgaattttgaatcaaatattttcagaacgttgaactacaaTAAATGTTGCCTACCAACGAATAAATTTTCTTCCAGTCTgaggtggtgtgaagcgtccataatcataatgttatataaaattaaattttatttttacataacattatgtaaaaataaaatttaatacaattcaaaaatcacgtttgtcgtatgggagcccccccttaaatattaatttttattgtttttagtatttgttgttatagcggcaccagaaatacaatctgtgaaaaattttagcctgcctagcatacgccaacgagatatctcactctacatgttttctcgatgtttgatggtttgtctcttctgaatctctattgaccctagcttgacaaacattttttctcgcgtagatctatcatcggaataacacatttttatagagttttgtcgcgataatgtcgagattttgacattatgagacgagtagtttttaattatctcgagagtgagatatctcgttggcgtatgctaggcaggcaggagtctagctatagcggttcttgagatacagccttggAGACAGACtgaaatagggtcccgtttttacgctttgggcacagaatataatatattagtagtatttgggtacggatccctaaaaatatctgaccttcaaaccaatatggcaGCTAACGCACCCGTCGGATTTGGTCGAATTTTTTGAATTTAAGTCATtcatgccccccccccccccccattaaacattggtgcaaaaaaaaaactgactaTAATTTTTCAGGTTTCCATACAATATGGCTGAACTAATGGACTGGACTATCGAATAATTGTTGAATTCACTGTCATAAAAATTGACAGATCATCTTAGGTTGGTTGCactagaggcgtggttaaagttaaggttatggtcaaagttatggttatagttaaggctaatttaactttaaccttgaccacagaatttgacagaagacgttgctggtccgacaagggggcgtccacaaattacgtgaggtgtttaggggggggagggggtcgagtcaaatctcatctaatatCACGTTGGGAAGAGggggggtctcggcaaatctcacgtaatttttttctcaacaataatactattttggtccatttcatccagaatgttcgtatacgtgggagagccatgcttcggcacgaatgggccggctcgaccgaagaaataccacgttctcacagaaaaccggcgtgtgacgacctctaatttttttttaattttgctcattacaaaaacatttcgaggaataaggtcagtgatcgtttttctgtacataaacgaaaaaaatacccattagttacttatatttttgaacaaatatgcttaaccttagtttgaccttcaatggcgttaaattagcaataaatttgaCCAACTTTACGTTTctaacttttggtaagcttctcgtatcagctttcacataatgagaacttgcatttgatgaaccagccattataaataagattgaaaggaaatttaaaacatactgcagaggtcaattggccgccgatgatgacgtcagagcgaaactttaaaaatttattgagaaaaaactagccaatgaaattcaaaattatttttatattcttaaaataccctattttaacgaaaaaaaaatataaaaagtaaatgtgatttttttggacaatgcccattggttgagtgtgtggcagctcaagccgggggtcgcgggttcgaatcccgccaacggaacaaaaagtttttaatgttcccgggtctggatgtgtattaaatatgtgtatgatataataaaaatcttaaatatattatgtatagcataaaagtattaaatatatttccgttgtctggtacctgtaacacaagtccttcaggtacttagcacggggccagactgacgtggtgtgaagcatccatagatattattattattaaacagcgcttgcgctgtgtttcgccgagtgagtgagtttaccggaggtccaatcccctaccctcccctattcccttcccttcacatccctaccctcccctattaccctattccctcttaaaaggccggcaacgcacctgcagctctactgatgctgcgagtgtccatgggcgacggaagttgctttccatcaggtgacccgtttgctcgtttgcccccttatttcattaaaatgctgatttaatcgtaagcgtgtaatcgttatacgattaagatcattcacaaattcgttcgaaagaaaatctactgaTTGTCAAACCAAACCAAACGTTTACGTAAGAAtcccacattttgaaaaatctcacgtacGATTTGTGGGGGAGAGGaggggttgaataaaatctcacgaaatctcaccaaaGGGGGAGGGGggtcaaaaaattcaaaaaaacacctcacgtaatttgcgGGCGCCCCctaaggctttataagaacgtgggcgggggcgctgctggtaaaggagaacggtcaaaaatgtcgtttttgtattatgacagcgttagttccttttttcgccacgtgcatttaaagccttgtcgagctctatggttatggttaaatatggcatcttgatggcgtccatttttaactttaaccaaagatttgacattttgcattgtagttaaagttaaagttatcgtTAAAGTTAGaattattagttaaaataagttggtggaacccacccttagtcataactcataattcataagcttttgatgataagggtgaaatacgatttccaaggccaagttctactagacaTAATATGCATTTCTTCAATTAAATTGAGTATAGgtcaattatttaatttgttgcACATTTTTTACTACCATTCATGTTTGGAACAATAGACGGTAAAGTCGGTAGCCCGAGTGGTAGGACGCTATCTACAGACCTTTGATTATAAGCTACAGACCTACATTTTACGACACCAATTAGGTACACGACATTACCCGGCCCCGTAAAGACATCGTTTTGAACACAATGGACCATACTGACTACATGaaaccttttttagggttccgtagttacaAGTCCGTTACAAGGagaaggaacccttatagtttcggtctgtagtagcgtctgtctgtccgtctgtctgtccgcggttttactcggagaataaaatcttaaaaaatattttcttttatggtACCTATATAGGGGAATGTGAGGTAAAACGATCCCTACGGGTCAAATGATCCCTCCTCTTAAATCAGATTAAACCAGAGGCATCTTTCCAAATGCACGTGAAACGGGTTGCCCATAACCCTGCCAGTTGTCACTTATAGTATCATGGCGATCAGAGCGCTTggcgaaattttatttaatttttttttaaagtttcgctctgatcTTAATTAAGCCggtttttgttattaaataattcaaatattattttgttatagggTATTAATAGCCGTtacctaatatttaaacagttttaGATCACCCCACGTGGTATTTGATGGTTGTGTTTTGATCGATTTCTTGGAATTTGGTATATGGGGTGAAATGATCCCTATTTGtgtgtataaaatgatccctggatataaagtagaaattggcgaatatttttcttttgatgaaattgttattttattttaatcttattattaaagaacaaattTATTATCAAAGATATCGATTTCAGAAGTCACAACTATCGTGTTTTGCCTTGAGACGGACCGATAAACTGACAGACAGCAAGATCTTAATAAATTTGCTCCCCTTTTTATCCTTCGGCTACCGAAGCCTAAAAAACTTGCTAATAAACTAAAAGATGCGTGTTTCTTACTTATATGCTTAAATTggttatcaataataaatattatctctgGGATTATTTTACCCCAACTCaagggatcattttatacataggggtgtataaaatgatcctttagttaaacttttacaaaaacctCTAGTACAAAATAAGTACGTacatatgataaaaaataagtatgctaTCACGAAGTTTGGTAAACTCACTACATCCAGCCATACAAATATTGCGATTTTTCCTTCAACTATAGCCATACTTAAGATTTTTCCCTTAAGGGGATCATTTTACCTCACCTTCCCCTAAAGGAACTTTTGGTTCAAAtccctttgaacgtaactgagatgatgttgttagtagtgtaaagcacgttataaatgtacattcattgaccatacaaaaatattaaaaactagcggCACTAAggataacggaaccctatattgcgcgtgacccgacacgcacttggccggttttaattTCAACTGGTAGTTTCAAATTATACCTACTAAACTATATGGCTGTTTTATATTTATGGACAAAAGCAGAAGCTAGCAAATAGCAGGGAATAGTTTTTTACATTGACATTTTGACAGTGACATTAGGGATGCGAATAGTCGATAATTTATATCGATGTTTTTTAAGTTGACTTACctactcattactttttaaatataatattattattactgtaggTATAATCGGTAGATAAAGCTAAGATAGTGAAATGAATTAGTTAAGAGTCAAGACTAATCTACAGTTATTTCTTATCACTCGTTCGTAATATGAGCTCTGAAGTCATACATAGCTTCATAAAGacttaaacttttaattaatattcagcccaaaaaaagaaaaattatgaataataaatacttacatattatacttacttaataaatacataggtacttattatacttaagtacttaaatataatatctcgaagtaacttaatatttttctgACGCTACTCATAAACTAAAACTatcaactaataaaataatgtcataaaatactttagtatgtcataataatataccaCTTTGATATTTTTAGTAAACAATTTCAACCCTTTGTAAGTAGGTACACCTGTATCCCGAGACGAACAAAAAACGACCTTGGGACTATTGTTGTTTCAAGGGTTTGCGCGCCAAGTGACTGCCAAAATCGGCGCATGAGGCGATGCGCGTTGCGCGGGAAACGAAGAAAGCGTCAGTCGAACGTAGTCGATAAGCGCGTGCGCTCGCCTACAACCGAACCTTATAGGTTAGAATTGGCGCGTTTTCGCCGGCCAGGTGTTCCGCGTTTGCCGCCCTCGCTGCACATTCCGTCCCTTTCCCGCTACCTGACAGCTGTTTTCTCTCGGGAGATTATTAGTCAGATGTTTCTTTGAACCAGTCGAAGCTCACCTGACTCGTGACCATGGCCGCCGGCGGACGTACACCTAAGCAGAGAAGATTCGACATCACCTCGAGCATGGCGCTGAGGAACCTGAACGCTCAGAGAAGGAGACGAGGAAGCTGTAAATGTTTATTCGGCGCACCGGACAGAGATGAAACGAAACGTTTGGTAGCGGAGCAGTACGACAGGGATAGGAAGCGCTTCATCAGGCGATTCAACTTCGACGTGGATACGGAGTGCTCGTATCGGCCCTCGATACTGGACTCACCGGTGAAATTTTGTGATGAGGATAAGGAGAATAGTCCAAGGACTGGAACGGAGGCTTTGGCTTGTGTTGAGAATACAGACTTGCGAATGTTAGGGTCGCCGTCGAGGAGAAGTGCTGGTAGCTCGCCGCGGACTCCTACTCGAACGCCTCGAACTCCAAAAACACCAAAAGCGTCCCGAACACCGCGGACACCGCGAACACCGGCGTCAAGGAGGCAACTGCAGATGACAGGTTAgtttttatatacattttagaAAAATTTGAAAAGGCATTCGTCAAAGTAGAaccaaagttttaaaaaatatttttttgtttgagttttttttttgtttttcaatacacaatattattatcatacagtACTATTCAGATCGTAAACATTGGTCGTAAAGCTTTTTTAGACGTGATGCACCTGTCGTGCTCTTAAATCCTAAAGgcctataaattaaaatatcgataaaagTACATACGTATTTACCAGACacgtaataaatattgtaacatTAAGAAAACCCTTCATAAATTTACACTGACAGATAATGATGGTTTTATTTTCGAAGTACATCTCTAAATTTAAAGTTCATTGATCTCGGCAGTTGgcataagaaataaaaataaccttATTGTTATACGAATATGAACTATCAAAAGTACTTCGGGAGtaatcacataaataaaaataaatttaaaagtgaTGTTTTAATAAGCAAAAAAGaaggaatttgttgtgttacacTGTTTCCAGTAATGATTGTGACAaaaaggcacggaagttcctagcgctgtcctcGAGATCAtcgtaatacatattatgtattattatttattaacttagtctagcttagtagtcataattaacatttattCACGTGCTGCTTtcactttagttctttgacttttGGTAAACTTTGTGCTTtctcccgctttttatggggaggAAAAACTgaatacttcctactcctcctatcttcttctgattaagtTCGTTGCGGcacccaagacagctttagcatgtccctcggctctcgggctccctgagatcatatcgaagggttttcgtggttggataccgctgtcgatcctggcgacacaggagatacagctgtgggaatgtgtggtgggccaaagcccgataacaaaaaaaaagcaaaaaacaatttattattttttacattaatatCATCTACATCAAGGTCCAGACACATAATATACCACAGCATAATAAAGCATATACCTAATTCAGATTTAAGTACGacaccaaaaaatatattagcacAACATTAAAAAGAAATGATAATAAGAAATAGAGCAAAGCCACAAGTTTTAGCACCCTTTCCCTAAATACCTGTTACATATATACAGTAAATCTTAATACCCGATGTCGGGCAATAAGTACATCTTCATGCCTATTTTCTATTAGTTGGtactttttattagtatggCGATGAGTAATGCATGTCATGAACAAATCTGAGCCCCAGCCACCGGGTCGACGCTCTGTTACGTCATCGTCCACGAAGTTTTTTGCTACACTATTTAACatcactttttagtttttaccatctacaataataattataggatGTTATAGACCCCTTGACTCCTAACTTTATTTATGAGTTCATCTTTCGTAATTTGTTGGGTAAGATGTAGTCACATTTTACATTAGTTACTTGTTATtgtatttacattattatactCATTTCATATAATCAAAGCTAATTCAATTTCAATACAAAATGAATTCTTGGGAGAAGTAACAAAAAATACGAAATTGTATCCTAACtctgtaaattaaatatttttttactaccaGCTGTCAACATTATTTGTTAACTTATTatataatcaaatcaaaattgttttatttctgaataaatttaaaataaatgttttcagaaagtcctacatgatgcctaccaccggttcgagaactaacccggcgagaagaaccggcgtaagaaactcgcacggggcccacttttttaccaaaaaaagtgagaaaaaaattaatcttttaaagggttccgtacccaaagggtaaaaacgggatcctattactaagacttcgttgtctgtaaGTCTGTCTTTCTTTCTCTCTgtatgtcgccaggctgtatctcaagaaccgctacagctagacttctgaaattttcacagattatgtatatctgttgccgttataacagcaaatactaaaaacaaaataatattaatatttatgggtttttcccatacaactaacgtggttttttgtccttttttgctcaatatcaataatagcaacaggtaggcacttaaaattttcacaaagtccttaaatatatgtgcacttgaacaataattattaataataatatgtattaaaataaaataaaaaatttggtgGGGGgctccgactcgcacttggccagttatttaaaataaacatggATATAAAATCAGGTCAAAAAAGTAAACTAAATTCGGAATTTAATTTTATCGATATCAGATTTTTGGAAGCGCCCATCATTTTTCTTTGAAGTTTAATCGAATGGctcgtatatttaaaatttaaaacacaattcgtagcacaataataatatttttttaatatgtctATAGTCAGTACACTTCCTTATTTTTATAGCCTTTCTATTACCAACACCATGAGCCTGTGGTAACAAAAAACCATGAACCAGAGATAATGTTCGTTCGGTTGATGAACTTTTGAGTAGGTACTTGAGAACCAAAGTTgagaactataaaaatatattacagagGTGTGGCAAAACTTTGGAAGAGTTTATTAATAaagaataacaataattattagtacttattGATTATTCAAatagtaaacatttttttttcattaacgCAAACTTAACATTTTTTTGCCCACCGCAAATGGACAACGCTGCTGAAGCTGCATGCCCCtactaatataaatttataaatgcgtaaagatgtgtctgcctgtctgtgttttttgtctttctgtctatttaaccttttcacgcccaaacgcgccgaaccgattttgttgggtATACCCACTCTCTCTATAGAGACacttttatccaggaaaaatgtacgattcgcAAAcaaaattttggtgcaacggattTGCAACTAGCCCCCGTCATCTAagtagtaattttaatattttacaaaaatattttattcttgtaAAGATAAGAAACTGtaagaaagtttaaaaaatcacgCTTGTCAATAAGTCGTGACTGGAGCCGAGTTGTAATTTTGATGGGCGTGGGAGCATCACGTGGACGATAAAATGAGATTGATCACTTTTTAATACCCGggataaacttaaaaaaataactataaactGGTATTACTAAACGAAAAATAagaagactaaggg includes:
- the LOC121725956 gene encoding sterol 3-beta-glucosyltransferase-like, with the translated sequence MAAGGRTPKQRRFDITSSMALRNLNAQRRRRGSCKCLFGAPDRDETKRLVAEQYDRDRKRFIRRFNFDVDTECSYRPSILDSPVKFCDEDKENSPRTGTEALACVENTDLRMLGSPSRRSAGSSPRTPTRTPRTPKTPKASRTPRTPRTPASRRQLQMTDYWTLRKHSESASSDKEN